The following proteins come from a genomic window of Nostoc sp. ATCC 53789:
- a CDS encoding non-ribosomal peptide synthetase — protein sequence MPTQITQGFRLSPQQKHIWSLQQNNSAYFAQCALLLEGNLKPEVLKAALEQVIIRHGILRTTFHCLPGMKIPMMDVKNSSILSWDNIDLSHCEPKEISSKIAELFQTAASLTLDFEQGTLLHISLLTLSTKKHILVISLPSVCADTWTLKNLVTEISNSYSACLQGERLSEEVVQYLQFSEWQNQLLADEDAEAAKQYWHEQLSRLASLKLPFESQPSQPSKFEINCCRLDIPPDVTAKIANLAQKYDNSTAVILLACWQTLIWRLTGQPDIVIGMASDRRDYEELYSLLGLVATWLPIKSHLTPDLRFQEVVQLTNQTIEASAEWQDYFVPEPIENHEQLAFPIGFEFEQLPEKLVAGDVSFSLEQYYSCIEQFKVKLTCTQREHSLTTEFYYDVNYFTADTIERLAREFQTLLTSVTAHPEEKISQLEILSFSDRQQLLVEFNQTHIDNPQYKCIHQLFEEQVQKTPNKIAVVFEDQQLTYAQLNRKANQLAHYLQQRGVKPEVLVGLCTERSLLMIIGLLGIIKAGGAYLPLDPTLPKEGFASRLQDIEIPLILTQQRLVDNLPTDVAQIICLDTDWDIIADHKDENSISAVTAQNLVYVLFTSGSTGKPKGVAIEHQQLLNYLHGITQRLDLSSTTNFATVSTLAADLGNTGIFAALCTGGCLHILSIECATDSAILAKYCRTHPIDCLKIVPSHLATLLASAPSDSILPRQQLILGGEAASWQLIEQIRQQAPSSLIFNHYGPTEATVGVTTFAVQNQQISTQTVPLGRPLANTQIYLLDKQLQPVPIGVPGELYIGGAGLARGYLNRSDLTAEKFIPNPFAEMGSRLYKTGDMARYLADGNIEFIGRVDQQVKIRGFRVELGEIESVLCQHPQVQQAVVSVREDNSNKSLIAYVVSKQTQTPNVSELQKFLREKLPEYMMPSTFIMLKALPLTSNGKINRNALPESNGDRPELAANYEPPQTEVEQSIADIWQQILHVEKVGIHDNFFDIGGHSLLLVQAHAKLREIFLSNISVINLFEYPTINSLAKYLTRKQTEVASFEESTQRAQSRTDSRQSRAQYR from the coding sequence ATGCCAACTCAAATAACTCAAGGTTTTCGCCTTTCCCCTCAACAGAAACATATTTGGTCATTACAGCAAAATAATTCCGCTTATTTTGCTCAATGTGCCCTTCTTCTAGAAGGCAATCTCAAACCAGAAGTATTAAAAGCTGCTTTAGAACAAGTCATTATTCGACATGGAATTTTACGTACAACTTTTCACTGCCTACCGGGAATGAAAATTCCTATGATGGATGTAAAAAATAGTAGTATTCTATCGTGGGATAACATCGATCTGAGTCATTGTGAACCCAAAGAAATCTCAAGTAAAATTGCAGAGCTTTTCCAAACAGCAGCGTCCCTAACTTTGGACTTTGAGCAAGGAACACTGTTACATATATCTCTACTAACGCTATCAACAAAAAAGCATATTTTAGTTATTAGTCTGCCTTCAGTTTGTGCCGATACTTGGACACTCAAAAATCTGGTGACAGAAATCAGCAATTCATACTCTGCTTGTTTACAAGGTGAGAGACTATCTGAAGAAGTTGTACAATATCTACAATTCTCAGAATGGCAGAATCAATTACTCGCAGATGAAGATGCAGAAGCAGCCAAGCAATATTGGCATGAGCAACTTTCTCGACTTGCTTCGTTGAAATTACCTTTTGAAAGCCAGCCGTCACAGCCATCCAAGTTTGAGATCAACTGCTGTCGATTAGATATTCCTCCTGATGTGACAGCCAAGATTGCCAACTTAGCTCAAAAGTATGATAATTCTACTGCTGTCATCTTACTAGCTTGCTGGCAAACGCTGATTTGGCGACTTACAGGACAGCCAGATATCGTTATTGGTATGGCTAGCGATCGCAGAGACTACGAAGAACTATACAGTTTATTAGGACTTGTTGCTACTTGGTTGCCAATTAAAAGCCATTTGACACCAGACTTACGCTTTCAAGAAGTTGTACAATTAACTAATCAGACTATAGAAGCTAGTGCAGAATGGCAAGATTATTTTGTGCCAGAACCGATAGAAAATCACGAACAACTAGCTTTTCCCATCGGCTTCGAGTTTGAGCAACTACCAGAAAAACTCGTTGCTGGCGACGTATCATTTTCTCTTGAGCAATATTACAGTTGTATTGAACAATTTAAAGTAAAACTCACTTGTACTCAACGCGAGCATTCTTTAACCACAGAGTTCTACTACGATGTAAATTACTTTACAGCCGATACTATTGAACGTCTAGCCAGAGAATTCCAAACTTTATTAACGAGTGTAACTGCTCATCCCGAAGAGAAGATTAGCCAATTAGAAATTCTCAGCTTTAGCGATCGCCAACAATTACTAGTAGAATTTAACCAAACACATATTGACAATCCCCAATATAAATGTATTCACCAACTATTTGAAGAACAAGTACAAAAAACACCAAATAAAATTGCCGTTGTCTTTGAAGATCAGCAACTCACTTATGCACAGTTGAACCGCAAAGCTAATCAACTTGCCCACTATTTGCAACAGCGAGGAGTCAAGCCGGAAGTTTTAGTAGGACTTTGCACAGAGCGATCGCTCTTGATGATTATTGGGCTTTTGGGCATCATAAAAGCTGGTGGAGCCTATCTACCACTAGATCCAACCTTACCCAAGGAAGGTTTTGCTAGCCGATTGCAGGATATCGAAATACCATTGATATTGACACAACAGCGATTAGTCGATAACCTGCCAACAGATGTAGCACAGATAATTTGCTTAGACACAGATTGGGATATCATTGCCGATCATAAAGATGAAAATTCCATCAGTGCAGTAACAGCCCAGAATTTAGTTTATGTTTTGTTCACCTCTGGCTCTACTGGTAAACCGAAGGGAGTTGCCATCGAACACCAGCAACTGCTGAATTACCTTCACGGAATCACACAGAGGTTAGACTTATCAAGCACAACTAACTTTGCCACTGTTTCCACCTTAGCTGCTGACTTGGGTAACACTGGAATCTTTGCTGCCCTTTGTACTGGTGGATGTCTGCATATATTATCCATTGAGTGTGCTACTGACTCAGCAATCTTGGCAAAATACTGCCGCACCCATCCCATTGACTGCCTCAAAATTGTCCCCTCCCACCTTGCTACTCTTCTCGCCTCTGCCCCATCCGATTCCATCTTGCCCCGCCAGCAGCTAATTCTGGGTGGCGAAGCTGCAAGTTGGCAACTTATTGAGCAGATTCGGCAGCAAGCTCCATCCAGCTTAATCTTCAATCACTATGGCCCTACAGAAGCCACCGTAGGGGTTACTACCTTCGCAGTTCAAAATCAGCAAATTAGTACGCAGACAGTACCCCTTGGTCGTCCGCTTGCCAATACGCAGATTTATCTACTAGATAAGCAACTGCAACCAGTACCCATTGGTGTACCAGGTGAATTGTATATTGGTGGTGCGGGGTTAGCCAGAGGTTATCTCAATCGCTCTGATCTAACGGCAGAAAAGTTTATTCCTAATCCTTTTGCAGAGATGGGTTCACGTCTATACAAAACTGGTGATATGGCTCGTTACTTAGCTGACGGCAATATTGAATTCATTGGGCGAGTTGATCAGCAGGTAAAAATTAGGGGTTTCCGTGTTGAACTTGGAGAAATTGAAAGCGTACTGTGTCAACATCCGCAAGTACAACAAGCTGTAGTTTCTGTTCGGGAAGACAATAGCAACAAATCCTTAATAGCCTACGTTGTTTCTAAGCAAACACAAACACCCAATGTTAGCGAACTGCAAAAATTTCTTAGAGAAAAACTACCAGAATACATGATGCCCTCAACTTTTATCATGTTGAAGGCTCTGCCACTAACATCCAATGGTAAAATCAACCGTAATGCACTTCCAGAATCAAATGGCGATCGCCCAGAATTGGCAGCAAATTATGAACCACCACAAACTGAGGTAGAGCAAAGCATCGCTGATATCTGGCAACAGATCCTTCATGTTGAGAAAGTGGGCATTCATGATAATTTCTTTGATATCGGTGGTCACTCATTATTGCTTGTTCAAGCTCACGCTAAACTACGAGAAATTTTCCTCAGCAATATATCAGTGATTAATTTATTTGAATATCCAACTATCAACTCATTAGCTAAATATTTAACCCGAAAACAGACGGAAGTAGCTTCTTTTGAAGAAAGCACTCAACGCGCCCAAAGCCGCACTGATTCTAGGCAGTCAAGGGCGCAATATAGGTAA
- a CDS encoding non-ribosomal peptide synthetase, whose amino-acid sequence MDEDSQYKKIVSTLKYIVSESLGVKSTVIDIHTPFLQMGVDSLILLQINRTIQQQLDIDIPFRLLLENLSTIHALGTHIAQEIPPKNLILEPSFQESTFSPILQAHTEPTLVIQTSDTENLEPEDEKFVTGTLLEEVIEQQLELMSKQLAILQKAGSSKKILSVQKAIISTPIQDEVRQVAKSLINNSDIPESSSSIQVESKQQLINQTIEPLDLESKTLLTPGQQKHLDALIARFVQLTPESKRLTQAYRSYHANSRAITGFLPSIKEMLYPIHGQRGEGARLWDVDGKEYVDISMGFGALLFGHSPSFVIEAIQEQIKQGILHGPQSRLAGQVAELICELTGAERAAFCNDGTEAVMGAIRLARATTRRSKIALFAGSYHGIYDGVLVRGVTTSEETRRSIPRAIGIPSYIADDVIVLDYGKPESLEILKIHAHELAAVLVEPIQSSRPDLQPQEFLLELRQLTQATGTVLIFDEVITGFRMHPGGIQGLWNIQADLTTYGKAVAAGIPIGVIAGKAALMDIFDGGMWNYGDESYPQAETTVFAGTFFKHPLVMAAAWATLNHIKNSGPKLQQELSEKTTKLAQTLNSYFEQRQVPIQVVHFGSLFRFIPSSPLKFGQLFFYHLLEKGVYVWEGRTFYLSTAHTDADIEHVIGAVKESIVEMQQGELLPPAPISTTLKIPLTAAQKELWFLAQMGDEVSRAYNESRTIHLRGAGNLFAVRKAVQEIINRHEALRTTFSPEGDNQLIHSTLTIDIPVSDFSTLDKSQRETQLSELLTREAQQIFDLEKGPLLKCHIVKLQEDHHLVILTNHHIVADGWSISILLRELAAIYSAECQGSASQLPQPMKWSEYALWQVQMQQSPEMAKAEAYWLSQFASSVPILELPTDRPRPPIFSYTGARENLILDSSLYNSLKSLSVQRGYTLFTILLTAFITLLQRLTNQQDIVVGIASAGQSAIADEYLVGHCVNLLPIRSQVIGNPGFTEYLSSIQQVLLDAYEYQIYPFIKLIENLKLPRDPSRTPLFTTGFNLDKAQFESRSLKQEFEVAKNSTGATKLDINLNILQTDSDLLVELEYNTHLFNTQTVQSWLGYYVTLLEGVVANPEQSFAELPILTQTQQHQLLVEWNNTKVDYPGEYCIHQLFEAQVERLPDAIAVSFDNQHLTYRELNHRANQLAHYLQSLGVKPDVLVGICVERSLEMAIGILGILKAGGAYVPLDPSYPQERLALILNDVKPFVLLTQKHLVTELPTSAAQVVCLDEWNLYAQESQENPSSGVTAENLAYVIYTSGSTGTPKGVLISHQALVNHSIAAAKAYELQPEDRVLQFASVSFDVTAEELFPSWLSGSTVVIRPNQVLLFAHFGKFLAQEKLTVLNLPTAYWHEWVSDLVQTTAPLLPTLRLVIVGTEQALPEKLALWHKLVGDRSQSPRIRWLNAYGPTEATIGVTLFEPVEPVTYSENQPVYCVPVGRPIANTQVYLLDKHLQLTPVGVPGELYIGGIGIARGYLNHPELTAEKFIPNPFGEKSGMRLYRTGDLARYLPNGDIELLGRIDDQVKIRGFRIELGEISAKLQQHNKVREAVVIAREDEHGDKQLLAYVSPQPEQTLTITELRGFLQEKLPQYMMPSTFLILPTLPLLPNGKLDKRSLPAPEIRPELEAAYVMPQTQMEQTIAGVWQKALNIDNIGVHDNFFELGGHSLLMVKVHSQLHEIFQTDLSMLDMFRYPTINSLAEFFSQTKNQTSSFSETNISIEKISLGKSKQKKRLQKIKLMMNNQGANEE is encoded by the coding sequence ATGGATGAAGATTCTCAATATAAAAAAATAGTATCAACGCTCAAGTACATTGTTAGTGAATCATTGGGAGTTAAATCAACGGTAATAGATATTCATACTCCTTTTCTACAGATGGGCGTTGACTCTCTAATTTTATTGCAAATTAATCGTACTATTCAACAACAGCTAGATATCGATATTCCTTTTCGTTTATTGCTTGAAAATTTATCAACGATTCATGCGTTAGGAACTCATATAGCTCAAGAAATACCTCCAAAAAATCTTATTTTAGAGCCTTCTTTTCAGGAATCAACATTTAGTCCAATATTACAAGCACATACTGAACCGACACTTGTCATACAGACTTCAGATACAGAAAATTTGGAGCCAGAAGATGAAAAATTTGTAACAGGTACACTACTCGAAGAGGTAATAGAACAGCAGCTTGAATTGATGTCCAAACAGCTAGCAATTTTGCAAAAAGCAGGTTCATCTAAGAAGATATTATCTGTACAAAAAGCAATCATATCTACCCCTATTCAGGATGAGGTAAGACAAGTTGCTAAATCTTTAATTAATAACTCTGATATTCCAGAAAGTTCATCATCGATTCAGGTTGAGTCTAAGCAACAACTCATAAACCAAACAATTGAGCCTCTTGATTTAGAATCAAAGACTCTGTTAACTCCCGGTCAACAAAAACATTTAGATGCTTTAATTGCACGTTTTGTTCAACTGACTCCAGAATCTAAACGACTTACTCAAGCTTATCGTTCCTACCATGCTAATAGCAGAGCAATAACAGGGTTCTTGCCCTCGATTAAAGAGATGTTGTATCCCATTCATGGACAGCGTGGGGAAGGAGCCAGACTTTGGGATGTTGATGGCAAAGAATATGTAGACATTTCGATGGGGTTTGGGGCGCTTTTATTTGGTCATTCACCTTCCTTTGTCATCGAAGCTATTCAAGAACAAATAAAGCAAGGTATATTGCACGGGCCACAATCGCGTCTTGCCGGTCAGGTTGCGGAGTTAATTTGTGAGTTGACAGGTGCGGAACGGGCAGCTTTTTGTAACGATGGTACAGAAGCTGTAATGGGAGCAATCCGCCTAGCACGCGCTACTACAAGACGCTCTAAGATTGCTTTATTTGCTGGTTCTTATCACGGTATCTATGATGGGGTCTTGGTAAGAGGAGTAACAACCAGCGAAGAAACGCGGCGTTCTATCCCTAGAGCTATAGGTATTCCATCATACATTGCTGATGATGTTATCGTACTCGACTATGGCAAACCTGAATCCCTAGAAATTTTGAAAATTCATGCTCACGAACTGGCAGCAGTTCTGGTGGAGCCGATACAAAGCAGCCGCCCAGATTTACAACCTCAAGAGTTTTTGCTCGAACTCAGACAATTAACTCAAGCAACAGGAACCGTATTAATTTTCGACGAAGTGATTACCGGCTTTCGGATGCACCCAGGCGGGATTCAGGGATTGTGGAATATTCAAGCAGATTTGACCACTTATGGTAAAGCTGTTGCGGCTGGGATACCAATTGGGGTTATAGCTGGTAAAGCAGCTTTGATGGATATATTTGACGGTGGGATGTGGAACTATGGAGATGAATCTTATCCTCAAGCAGAAACCACGGTGTTTGCGGGTACTTTTTTCAAACATCCTTTGGTAATGGCTGCGGCTTGGGCTACACTCAACCATATTAAAAATAGTGGCCCGAAATTACAGCAGGAGTTATCTGAAAAAACAACGAAATTAGCCCAGACTCTTAATAGTTACTTTGAACAAAGACAAGTTCCTATTCAAGTAGTCCATTTTGGTTCCCTGTTTCGTTTTATACCCTCATCGCCCCTCAAGTTTGGTCAGTTGTTTTTCTACCATTTACTAGAAAAAGGCGTTTATGTTTGGGAAGGACGCACTTTTTATCTGTCTACGGCACATACAGATGCAGATATTGAACACGTAATTGGGGCAGTCAAGGAAAGCATAGTAGAAATGCAACAAGGGGAATTATTACCACCTGCCCCGATTTCAACAACGCTCAAAATTCCTCTGACGGCAGCACAAAAAGAACTGTGGTTTTTAGCACAGATGGGAGATGAAGTTTCCCGCGCCTACAACGAATCTAGAACTATCCATCTGCGAGGGGCTGGCAATTTATTCGCAGTACGTAAGGCTGTTCAAGAAATTATCAATCGTCACGAAGCGCTGCGAACTACTTTTAGCCCAGAGGGGGATAATCAACTGATTCATTCAACTTTGACTATAGATATTCCTGTGAGCGATTTTTCAACTTTAGATAAAAGTCAACGAGAAACACAGCTATCGGAGTTGTTGACACGAGAAGCTCAACAAATTTTCGATTTAGAAAAAGGGCCATTATTGAAGTGTCATATAGTCAAGTTGCAAGAAGATCATCATCTTGTAATTTTGACAAATCATCACATTGTTGCTGATGGTTGGTCAATTAGTATTTTGTTACGAGAACTAGCAGCAATTTATTCAGCAGAGTGCCAAGGAAGTGCTAGCCAACTTCCGCAACCCATGAAATGGAGTGAGTATGCTCTGTGGCAAGTACAAATGCAACAGAGTCCCGAAATGGCAAAAGCTGAAGCTTATTGGCTGAGTCAATTTGCCAGTTCAGTGCCCATTTTGGAATTACCAACTGACCGTCCTCGACCACCGATATTTTCGTACACTGGAGCGCGAGAAAATCTCATTCTCGATTCCAGCTTATATAATTCTTTGAAAAGCTTAAGTGTACAACGTGGTTATACTTTATTTACGATTCTTTTAACAGCATTTATCACCTTATTGCAACGATTGACGAATCAACAAGATATCGTTGTTGGTATTGCTTCGGCTGGACAATCTGCGATCGCAGATGAATATCTGGTTGGCCACTGTGTTAATCTGTTGCCCATACGCAGCCAAGTTATTGGCAACCCAGGATTCACAGAATATTTGAGTTCAATCCAGCAGGTATTGTTAGATGCTTACGAGTATCAAATTTATCCTTTCATTAAACTAATTGAAAATTTAAAGTTACCACGAGATCCTAGCCGCACCCCTCTTTTTACCACAGGGTTTAATCTGGACAAAGCTCAATTTGAGTCTAGGTCTTTAAAACAAGAGTTTGAGGTAGCTAAAAATTCTACTGGTGCTACTAAGCTGGATATTAATTTAAATATTCTTCAGACAGACAGTGATCTACTGGTAGAACTGGAATATAACACTCATTTATTTAATACCCAAACAGTTCAAAGTTGGCTCGGATATTACGTAACCTTACTAGAAGGTGTTGTCGCCAACCCAGAGCAATCCTTTGCAGAATTGCCTATATTGACACAAACCCAACAGCATCAGTTGTTGGTGGAATGGAACAATACTAAAGTTGACTATCCTGGTGAGTATTGTATCCATCAGTTATTTGAGGCTCAAGTAGAGCGATTACCTGATGCCATTGCCGTAAGTTTTGACAACCAACACCTCACCTATCGAGAGCTAAATCACCGCGCAAATCAATTGGCGCATTATTTACAATCGCTTGGGGTCAAACCAGATGTCTTAGTAGGGATTTGTGTAGAGCGTTCGCTCGAAATGGCGATCGGAATTCTGGGCATCTTGAAAGCTGGTGGCGCTTATGTGCCGTTAGATCCATCCTACCCACAAGAACGACTAGCTTTGATATTAAATGATGTCAAACCTTTCGTGTTGCTTACACAAAAGCATCTGGTTACGGAACTCCCTACATCTGCGGCTCAGGTTGTTTGCCTAGACGAATGGAATCTGTATGCCCAGGAAAGTCAGGAAAATCCTAGTAGTGGTGTAACAGCCGAAAATCTGGCTTATGTGATTTACACTTCTGGGTCTACGGGAACACCTAAAGGCGTTCTGATTTCGCATCAAGCTTTAGTGAACCACAGTATTGCTGCTGCTAAAGCTTATGAACTGCAACCAGAAGATCGCGTTCTCCAATTCGCTTCTGTGAGCTTTGATGTAACAGCCGAAGAACTTTTTCCATCATGGTTAAGTGGTTCAACTGTAGTCATCCGACCCAATCAGGTATTATTGTTTGCTCACTTTGGAAAATTCTTGGCACAGGAAAAACTAACTGTCCTCAATTTACCAACAGCCTATTGGCATGAGTGGGTGTCCGACTTGGTTCAAACAACAGCACCATTACTGCCGACGCTGCGCTTGGTGATTGTCGGAACTGAGCAAGCTTTACCAGAAAAACTTGCACTTTGGCATAAACTGGTAGGCGATCGCTCCCAGAGTCCCCGTATCCGTTGGCTTAACGCTTATGGCCCAACTGAGGCAACTATTGGTGTCACACTTTTTGAACCAGTTGAACCAGTTACCTATTCGGAAAACCAACCCGTTTATTGTGTACCTGTTGGTCGTCCCATTGCCAACACCCAGGTATACTTGCTAGACAAACATTTGCAGCTTACACCTGTAGGCGTACCAGGCGAGTTGTATATTGGTGGTATTGGAATTGCCAGGGGCTACCTCAATCATCCTGAACTGACTGCCGAAAAATTTATTCCTAACCCTTTTGGCGAAAAATCGGGGATGCGTCTGTATCGCACTGGCGATTTAGCCCGCTACTTACCCAACGGGGATATCGAACTCCTGGGACGTATTGACGATCAAGTAAAAATTCGGGGCTTCCGCATCGAACTGGGCGAGATATCAGCAAAATTGCAGCAGCATAATAAAGTACGCGAAGCCGTGGTTATAGCTAGGGAAGACGAGCATGGTGATAAGCAGTTATTAGCTTATGTCAGCCCTCAACCAGAACAGACACTAACAATTACTGAGTTGCGTGGCTTTCTTCAGGAGAAGCTACCGCAATATATGATGCCCTCGACTTTTCTAATCCTGCCAACCTTGCCTTTGTTGCCCAACGGTAAACTTGATAAGCGATCGCTACCTGCACCAGAAATCCGCCCAGAGTTAGAAGCTGCTTATGTAATGCCACAAACACAGATGGAACAAACCATTGCTGGAGTTTGGCAAAAGGCTCTCAATATTGACAACATAGGCGTTCACGATAACTTCTTTGAACTCGGCGGTCATTCATTACTCATGGTGAAAGTTCATAGCCAATTACACGAAATATTCCAAACTGATTTATCAATGCTCGATATGTTCAGATATCCGACTATTAACTCTCTTGCAGAGTTCTTTAGTCAAACTAAAAATCAAACATCATCTTTTAGCGAAACTAATATTTCAATAGAAAAAATTTCCCTTGGTAAATCTAAACAGAAAAAACGTCTACAGAAAATAAAGTTGATGATGAATAATCAAGGAGCTAATGAAGAATGA